One window of Sphingomonas sp. KC8 genomic DNA carries:
- the ilvN gene encoding acetolactate synthase small subunit, translating to MHIKEETVERHTLSVIVDNEAGILARIAGMFSSRGYNIQSLTVAEVTEDETISRITIVTAAARAVIDQIIAQLDRLVNVHKVTDLTELGPHVERELALVKVKGTGDQRIEALRLAEVYRARVVDATISSFVFEVTGGSEKIDKFLELMREVGLIEVARTGVAAIARGKEPA from the coding sequence ATGCACATCAAGGAAGAAACCGTCGAGCGCCACACGCTCTCCGTCATCGTCGACAACGAGGCGGGTATTTTGGCGCGGATCGCGGGGATGTTTTCATCGCGCGGCTACAATATCCAGAGCCTGACCGTCGCCGAAGTGACGGAAGATGAAACGATCAGCCGCATCACCATCGTCACCGCCGCCGCGCGTGCGGTGATCGACCAGATCATCGCCCAGCTCGACCGGCTGGTGAATGTCCACAAGGTGACCGACCTTACCGAGCTTGGCCCCCATGTGGAGCGCGAACTGGCGCTGGTGAAGGTCAAGGGCACCGGCGATCAGCGGATCGAAGCGCTGCGTCTGGCCGAAGTCTATCGCGCCCGCGTGGTCGATGCGACGATTTCGAGCTTCGTGTTCGAAGTTACCGGGGGATCTGAAAAGATCGATAAATTCCTTGAACTTATGCGCGAAGTTGGCCTGATCGAAGTCGCCCGCACGGGCGTGGCCGCCATCGCCCGGGGCAAGGAACCCGCCTGA
- a CDS encoding accessory factor UbiK family protein, with protein MQSDNRFFDDFVKVLNGAAGTLAGVGREAEAGARARAKEWIGGLDFVSRDEFEAVKAMAVAARDEADALKARLDALEAQTAKPKAAKPKSGAESADA; from the coding sequence ATGCAATCGGACAATCGCTTTTTTGATGACTTCGTGAAGGTGCTCAATGGCGCCGCCGGCACGCTGGCCGGGGTCGGTCGCGAAGCCGAGGCGGGCGCACGGGCGCGGGCCAAGGAATGGATCGGCGGCTTGGATTTCGTCAGCCGTGATGAATTTGAAGCGGTCAAGGCAATGGCGGTTGCAGCCCGTGATGAGGCCGATGCGCTCAAGGCGCGGCTCGATGCGCTTGAGGCGCAGACTGCCAAACCGAAGGCTGCCAAGCCCAAATCGGGAGCGGAATCCGCTGACGCCTAG
- the miaA gene encoding tRNA (adenosine(37)-N6)-dimethylallyltransferase MiaA yields the protein MYTQDSSDKRAVALIAGPTASGKSALALALAEISDGVIINADASQVYRDLRVLSARPSPQEEGRAPHRLFGHIDGAEACSAARWAADAKAEIDTAHMAGKLPILVGGTGLYIRTLLDGIAPVPEIAPDIRAAVRALPVAEAYAALAREDAASAARLHPADTTRIARALEVVRSTGYPIAHWQAARAGGIGDMIHLAPVILLPPRDWLRARCDARFAAMLDEGALAEVEALIARNLDPALPVMRAIGVPEIIDFLENRIDRTTMITRATAATRQYAKRQYTWFRQQPPEDWKRAITQLDAAKIGNYAILLYQMALTS from the coding sequence ATGTACACACAGGACTCCTCGGATAAACGCGCGGTGGCGCTCATCGCAGGGCCGACGGCCAGCGGCAAGTCGGCATTGGCGCTCGCGCTGGCGGAAATATCGGATGGCGTGATCATCAATGCGGATGCCTCGCAGGTCTATCGCGATCTGCGCGTGCTGTCCGCCCGCCCCTCTCCGCAAGAAGAAGGCCGGGCGCCACACCGGCTGTTCGGCCATATCGACGGCGCGGAAGCCTGTTCGGCGGCGCGCTGGGCGGCGGACGCGAAAGCCGAGATCGACACGGCGCATATGGCCGGCAAACTGCCGATCCTTGTCGGCGGGACCGGCCTTTACATCCGCACCCTGCTCGACGGCATCGCCCCGGTGCCCGAAATCGCCCCGGATATCCGTGCCGCCGTGCGTGCGCTGCCCGTGGCGGAGGCTTATGCGGCGCTGGCGCGTGAGGATGCGGCGTCCGCCGCCCGGCTGCACCCGGCCGATACCACCCGGATCGCCCGCGCTTTGGAGGTGGTGCGATCGACCGGCTACCCGATTGCCCACTGGCAGGCCGCGCGCGCCGGCGGCATCGGCGATATGATCCACCTGGCCCCAGTGATTCTGCTGCCGCCGCGCGATTGGCTGCGCGCGCGCTGCGACGCACGCTTCGCAGCGATGCTGGACGAAGGGGCGCTCGCCGAGGTCGAAGCGCTGATCGCCCGGAATCTGGATCCAGCCTTGCCAGTGATGCGCGCCATCGGTGTGCCGGAAATCATCGATTTCCTTGAAAATCGAATCGATCGCACGACGATGATCACCCGCGCGACGGCTGCCACCCGCCAATATGCCAAACGCCAATATACCTGGTTCCGACAGCAACCGCCGGAAGACTGGAAACGGGCAATTACGCAACTCGATGCTGCAAAAATCGGTAATTACGCAATATTATTATACCAAATGGCGTTGACAAGTTAG
- a CDS encoding YbjN domain-containing protein: MTVDDFESGRDASAPIDMLEQYFAAHGWNHERTGDEEIVANFQGSWAQYELRAVWREEDRVLQFLALPDIRVPADKRGTLYETIGLINEQLWIGHFEMWASSGMLLFRHATLLENGQESMLTIEQAETLVEAAIDECERFYPVFQFVLWADKTPQEAIAAALIETQGEA, encoded by the coding sequence ATGACTGTCGACGATTTCGAGAGCGGCCGGGACGCAAGCGCCCCGATCGACATGCTCGAACAATATTTCGCCGCGCATGGCTGGAATCATGAGCGCACCGGTGACGAGGAAATCGTCGCCAACTTCCAGGGCAGCTGGGCGCAATATGAGTTGCGTGCGGTCTGGCGGGAGGAAGATCGTGTCCTTCAGTTTCTGGCGCTGCCCGATATTCGCGTTCCGGCGGACAAGCGCGGCACGCTGTACGAAACGATCGGGCTGATCAACGAACAGCTCTGGATCGGTCATTTCGAAATGTGGGCGTCGTCCGGCATGCTGCTGTTCCGCCACGCCACCCTGCTTGAAAACGGGCAGGAATCGATGCTGACGATCGAACAGGCGGAAACGCTGGTCGAAGCCGCGATCGACGAATGCGAACGTTTCTACCCGGTGTTTCAGTTCGTCCTGTGGGCGGACAAGACCCCGCAGGAAGCGATTGCCGCCGCGCTGATCGAAACGCAGGGCGAAGCATAG
- the ilvC gene encoding ketol-acid reductoisomerase, whose translation MRVYYDRDADIGLIKTKKVAILGYGSQGHAHAQNLRDSGVAEVAIALRAGSATAKKAEEAGFKVLTNAEAAKWADIVMILAPDEHQAAIYEDDLKDNLKPGAAIAFAHGLNVHFGLIEPRADLDVFMIAPKGPGHTVRGEYVKGGGVPCLIAIAQDASGNAHDVALSYASAVGGGRSGVIETTFKEECETDLFGEQAVLCGGLTHLIQAGFETLVEAGYAPEMAYFECLHEVKLIVDLMYEGGIANMRYSISNTAEYGDIHTGPRLITADTKAEMKRVLADIQEGRFVKRFILDNRAGQPELKASRKLAAEHPIEKVGSELRAMMPWIGKNKLVDKAKN comes from the coding sequence ATGCGCGTTTATTACGACCGGGACGCCGATATCGGCCTGATCAAGACCAAGAAGGTCGCCATCCTCGGCTATGGCAGCCAGGGCCATGCCCATGCCCAGAACCTTCGTGATTCGGGCGTTGCCGAAGTCGCGATCGCACTGCGCGCCGGTTCGGCGACCGCCAAGAAGGCCGAAGAAGCCGGCTTCAAGGTGCTGACCAACGCCGAAGCCGCCAAGTGGGCCGACATCGTCATGATCCTGGCGCCCGACGAACATCAGGCCGCGATCTACGAAGACGATCTCAAGGACAATCTGAAGCCGGGCGCGGCGATTGCGTTCGCCCACGGCCTGAACGTCCATTTCGGCCTGATCGAGCCGCGCGCCGATCTCGACGTGTTCATGATCGCACCGAAGGGCCCCGGCCACACCGTGCGCGGCGAATATGTGAAGGGCGGCGGCGTGCCCTGCCTGATCGCAATCGCGCAGGACGCATCGGGCAACGCCCATGACGTCGCACTGTCTTACGCGTCGGCAGTCGGCGGCGGCCGTTCGGGCGTGATCGAAACGACCTTCAAGGAAGAGTGCGAAACCGATCTGTTCGGCGAACAGGCCGTGCTGTGCGGCGGCCTCACCCACCTCATCCAGGCGGGTTTCGAAACGCTGGTCGAAGCCGGTTACGCCCCGGAAATGGCCTATTTCGAATGCCTCCACGAAGTGAAGCTGATCGTCGACCTGATGTATGAAGGCGGCATCGCCAACATGCGTTATTCGATCTCGAACACAGCCGAATATGGCGACATCCACACCGGCCCGCGCCTCATCACCGCCGACACCAAGGCCGAAATGAAGCGCGTCCTCGCGGACATCCAGGAAGGCCGCTTCGTGAAGCGCTTCATCCTCGACAACCGCGCCGGTCAGCCGGAACTGAAGGCCAGCCGCAAGCTCGCCGCAGAACATCCGATCGAAAAGGTCGGTTCGGAACTGCGCGCGATGATGCCCTGGATCGGCAAGAACAAGCTGGTCGACAAGGCCAAGAACTAA
- the serB gene encoding phosphoserine phosphatase SerB has translation MYIATLIATDGSLAPDISDRARLALADAGCAPLVGRWIDEGYALDLTFAADPEKARLVLEPLADVVVQPEAGRAKKLIIADMDSTMITIECIDELADYAGIKAEIAEVTERAMRGELDFEAALDARVALLKDLDAAAIDLCYAERVRIMAGARPLIATMKANGARAVLVSGGFTVFADRVAAEIGFDRALSNTLGVAGGRLTGAVARPIVGAATKRETLIAEVEALGITLAETLAVGDGANDIPMIQAAGLGIAYHAKPKTAAAAGARIDRGDLTALLYAQGYKRADWVQ, from the coding sequence GTGTACATTGCCACGCTGATAGCAACGGACGGCAGTCTTGCGCCCGATATTTCCGATCGCGCGCGTCTGGCGCTGGCCGATGCGGGCTGCGCACCCCTTGTCGGGCGCTGGATTGACGAGGGTTATGCGCTTGATCTTACCTTTGCCGCCGATCCAGAAAAGGCGCGTTTGGTGCTGGAGCCGCTGGCCGATGTCGTCGTCCAGCCCGAAGCCGGCCGCGCCAAGAAGCTAATCATCGCCGACATGGATTCGACGATGATCACCATCGAGTGCATCGACGAACTGGCCGATTATGCCGGGATCAAGGCCGAGATCGCCGAAGTCACCGAACGCGCGATGCGTGGCGAGCTGGATTTCGAAGCCGCGCTCGATGCGCGCGTCGCCTTGCTCAAGGATCTCGACGCGGCGGCGATCGATCTTTGCTATGCCGAACGGGTGCGGATCATGGCCGGCGCCAGGCCGCTGATCGCGACGATGAAGGCCAATGGCGCACGCGCGGTGCTGGTGTCGGGCGGGTTCACCGTGTTCGCCGATCGCGTGGCGGCTGAAATCGGCTTCGATCGCGCGCTGTCCAACACGCTGGGCGTGGCCGGTGGCCGGTTGACGGGCGCCGTGGCGCGCCCAATCGTGGGGGCGGCCACCAAGCGCGAAACGCTGATCGCCGAAGTGGAGGCGCTGGGCATCACGCTGGCCGAAACGCTGGCGGTGGGTGACGGTGCGAACGATATCCCGATGATTCAGGCGGCCGGGCTGGGCATTGCCTATCATGCCAAGCCCAAGACGGCGGCGGCAGCGGGGGCGCGAATCGATCGCGGCGATCTGACGGCGCTGCTTTATGCGCAGGGTTATAAGCGGGCTGATTGGGTGCAGTGA
- a CDS encoding SPOR domain-containing protein, giving the protein MKAALGGRLLAATMALIVIAPIVTRPATAEPPTDTTSKATPGGMAGVSAWRRGDYAAAIAAWQPLADGGNADAQFNLAQAYRLGRGVPADEGMAQGWYRRAADQGHMQAQANYGLLLYQNGDQRSAMPWLEKAADQGDARAQYVVGTALFNGDPLPRDWVRAYVLMSRAAGSGLPSAVASLAEMNRYIPASQRQQARTLLSAPKAPVQMATTTAAPAKPEARPARAKPMAPAPAANGRWRIQLGAFSDSARAEGLWRRIQASAPALASAQPFLVKAGTVTRLQAGPFASRAAADQACAAIRAGSQACFSAMAD; this is encoded by the coding sequence ATGAAGGCAGCGCTTGGGGGGCGACTATTGGCTGCGACGATGGCGCTGATCGTGATCGCGCCGATTGTCACCCGGCCCGCCACGGCCGAACCACCCACCGATACGACATCCAAAGCCACCCCGGGCGGCATGGCCGGCGTCAGCGCATGGCGCCGCGGCGATTATGCCGCCGCAATCGCCGCGTGGCAGCCGCTGGCGGATGGCGGCAATGCCGATGCCCAGTTCAATCTGGCGCAGGCGTACCGGCTGGGCCGCGGCGTGCCCGCCGACGAAGGGATGGCACAAGGCTGGTATCGGCGCGCGGCGGATCAGGGCCACATGCAGGCGCAGGCCAATTACGGCCTTTTACTGTACCAGAATGGCGATCAGCGAAGCGCGATGCCCTGGCTGGAAAAGGCCGCCGATCAGGGAGACGCACGGGCGCAATATGTTGTCGGCACCGCTTTGTTCAACGGCGATCCCCTGCCGCGCGACTGGGTTCGCGCTTATGTCTTGATGTCACGCGCGGCCGGATCGGGACTGCCGTCGGCTGTCGCCAGCCTCGCCGAAATGAACCGCTATATCCCCGCCAGCCAGCGCCAGCAGGCACGGACGCTGCTTTCAGCGCCGAAAGCCCCGGTGCAGATGGCGACGACGACGGCGGCGCCGGCCAAACCCGAAGCCCGGCCAGCCCGCGCAAAGCCCATGGCCCCCGCCCCGGCGGCCAATGGGCGATGGCGCATCCAGCTTGGCGCGTTCAGCGACAGTGCGCGCGCCGAAGGCCTGTGGCGGCGCATTCAGGCAAGCGCGCCGGCATTGGCCAGCGCACAACCCTTTCTGGTGAAGGCGGGAACGGTGACGCGCTTGCAGGCCGGGCCATTCGCCAGCCGCGCCGCTGCCGATCAGGCATGCGCCGCGATCCGCGCCGGCAGCCAGGCCTGTTTTTCGGCCATGGCCGACTGA
- a CDS encoding acetolactate synthase 3 large subunit, which yields MVAERSGADILIEALTDLGVEVVFGYPGGAVLPIYDAIFRQQKIRHILVRQEGGAVHAAEGYARSTGKPGVVLVTSGPGATNAVTGIADALLDSIPLVIITGQVPTALIGTDAFQECDTIGITRHCTKHNYLVKDPAKLGDIVHEAFHIATSGRPGPVVIDLPKDVQVATAHYRKPGAGALPHKGYRPQVKAEPTLIDAAVEMLAAAERPILYTGGGIINSGPAASQILRELARITGAPVTSTLMGLGAFPASSPQWLGMLGMHGTYEANLAMNEADLIVCLGARFDDRVTGRLDAFSPKSKKIHIDIDRSSINKNVRVDLPIVGDVGRAMEDMVKLWKARQHGGQDLKPWFARIDQWRARKCLSFPESTKEIMPQLAIRRLWEATRTKNPIISTEVGQHQMWAAQHFDFEGPNKWLTSGGLGTMGYGLPAAIGAQIGNPNALVIDIAGEASILMNIQEMSTATQYRLPVKIFILNNEYMGMVRQWQDLTYGGRYSESYSEALPDFVKLAEAYGWTGLRIENVADLDAGIEAMISTPGPVMVDCRVAKLANCFPMIPSGAAHTDMILQANEVSGEMDDEAKALV from the coding sequence ATGGTTGCCGAACGCTCCGGCGCGGACATTTTGATCGAGGCGCTGACGGATCTCGGCGTCGAGGTCGTGTTCGGCTATCCGGGTGGCGCGGTGCTCCCCATCTATGATGCCATCTTCCGCCAGCAGAAGATTCGCCACATTCTCGTCCGCCAGGAAGGCGGCGCGGTGCACGCGGCCGAAGGCTATGCCCGGTCGACCGGCAAGCCCGGCGTCGTCCTCGTCACATCCGGCCCGGGCGCGACCAACGCCGTCACCGGCATTGCCGACGCGCTGCTCGATTCGATCCCGCTGGTGATCATCACAGGGCAAGTTCCGACGGCGCTGATCGGCACCGACGCGTTCCAGGAATGCGACACGATCGGCATCACCCGCCACTGCACCAAGCATAATTATCTGGTGAAAGATCCGGCCAAGCTTGGCGATATCGTCCATGAGGCGTTCCACATCGCGACTTCGGGCCGCCCCGGCCCGGTCGTGATCGATCTGCCCAAGGACGTTCAGGTCGCCACCGCGCATTATCGCAAGCCCGGCGCCGGCGCGCTGCCGCACAAGGGCTATCGCCCGCAGGTGAAGGCCGAACCGACGCTGATCGACGCTGCGGTCGAAATGCTGGCGGCGGCCGAACGGCCGATCCTCTACACCGGCGGCGGCATCATCAATTCGGGTCCGGCCGCCAGCCAGATCCTGCGTGAACTGGCCCGCATCACCGGCGCGCCCGTCACCTCGACCCTGATGGGCCTCGGCGCGTTCCCGGCATCCAGCCCGCAATGGCTGGGGATGCTGGGCATGCACGGCACCTACGAAGCCAATCTGGCGATGAACGAAGCGGACCTGATCGTCTGTCTCGGCGCCCGCTTCGACGATCGCGTCACGGGCAGGCTCGATGCGTTCAGCCCGAAATCGAAGAAGATCCACATCGATATCGATCGCTCGTCGATCAACAAGAATGTCCGCGTGGACCTGCCGATCGTCGGCGATGTCGGCCGCGCGATGGAAGACATGGTCAAGCTGTGGAAGGCACGCCAGCATGGCGGCCAGGATCTGAAGCCGTGGTTCGCCCGGATCGATCAGTGGCGCGCGCGCAAATGCCTGTCCTTCCCCGAATCGACCAAGGAGATCATGCCGCAGCTCGCCATCCGGCGTCTGTGGGAGGCGACCCGCACGAAGAACCCGATCATCTCCACCGAAGTCGGCCAGCACCAGATGTGGGCGGCCCAGCACTTCGATTTCGAGGGCCCGAACAAGTGGCTCACCTCGGGCGGCCTTGGCACGATGGGCTATGGCCTGCCCGCCGCGATCGGCGCGCAGATCGGCAACCCGAATGCGCTCGTCATCGATATTGCCGGCGAAGCATCGATCCTGATGAACATTCAGGAGATGTCGACGGCGACGCAATATCGCCTGCCGGTGAAGATCTTCATCCTGAACAACGAATATATGGGCATGGTCCGCCAGTGGCAGGACCTGACCTATGGCGGCCGTTATTCGGAAAGCTATTCGGAAGCCCTGCCCGATTTCGTGAAGCTGGCCGAGGCCTATGGCTGGACGGGCCTGCGCATCGAGAATGTGGCCGATCTGGACGCCGGGATCGAAGCGATGATCAGCACCCCCGGCCCGGTGATGGTGGATTGCCGCGTCGCCAAACTCGCCAACTGCTTCCCGATGATCCCGTCGGGCGCCGCGCATACGGACATGATCCTGCAGGCCAACGAAGTATCCGGCGAAATGGACGACGAGGCCAAGGCGCTGGTTTGA
- a CDS encoding SPOR domain-containing protein, with translation MKTNALLKFSASAAILTIVTVGCKPADTRPATLSSSAVKGDRDVARAVARASAAIANRDAVAAIAAAEAAVALAPRDAASRAMLGQAYLLDGRFASARTSFRDALALDPALGKAQLNLALVEAAMGRANVALPMLDELDGKVGAADRGLAYALAGDAARAVTILEAAARAEGADAKVRQNLALGYALAGRWNEAQSTAAQDLPADQLGRRMIEWVLFAQPRNSWDQVAGVLGVKPSYDPGQPVALALAPLPETVAPLAAPVAVVAAEPVEVVPAAMEARPPAIDMAEATEPPVEAAPAVPMLLQAAAVARPETPVAPPLIAAPPAPAKLMMKAVSPVRAARAPQANGRFVVQLGAYSSAARVEAAWNRIAARVAMVTDYAPSSGTFALQQTGTVYRLSLAGFATRDAATGVCERVRAKGGECFVRAAIDDRPMQWAGRKAKGEQLASR, from the coding sequence ATGAAAACCAACGCTCTGCTCAAATTTTCGGCCTCGGCTGCAATTCTGACTATCGTCACGGTGGGCTGCAAACCGGCCGACACGCGTCCGGCCACACTGTCGTCCTCAGCCGTCAAGGGCGATCGCGATGTGGCGCGGGCTGTCGCCAGGGCATCGGCCGCCATTGCTAATCGGGATGCCGTTGCGGCGATTGCAGCGGCGGAAGCCGCCGTGGCGCTGGCTCCGCGCGACGCGGCCAGCCGGGCGATGCTGGGGCAGGCCTATCTTCTGGACGGTCGTTTCGCGTCCGCGCGCACCAGTTTTCGCGATGCTCTCGCGCTCGATCCGGCATTGGGGAAGGCCCAGCTCAACCTTGCCCTGGTCGAAGCCGCAATGGGCCGCGCGAATGTGGCGCTCCCCATGCTCGATGAACTCGATGGCAAGGTCGGCGCGGCGGATCGCGGCCTGGCCTATGCTCTGGCAGGGGATGCCGCGCGCGCCGTAACGATCCTGGAGGCCGCCGCCCGCGCCGAAGGCGCCGATGCGAAGGTACGGCAGAATCTGGCGCTGGGCTATGCGCTGGCCGGGCGCTGGAACGAAGCGCAGTCTACGGCAGCGCAGGATTTGCCGGCGGATCAGCTTGGTCGGCGGATGATCGAATGGGTGCTGTTTGCCCAGCCGCGAAACAGCTGGGATCAGGTGGCCGGGGTGCTGGGCGTCAAGCCGAGTTATGATCCGGGCCAGCCCGTGGCGCTCGCGCTCGCTCCGCTTCCCGAAACCGTCGCTCCCTTGGCGGCGCCCGTCGCCGTGGTGGCAGCCGAACCGGTTGAGGTGGTCCCTGCGGCGATGGAAGCTCGACCGCCTGCCATCGACATGGCCGAAGCCACGGAACCGCCAGTTGAAGCTGCACCGGCCGTGCCGATGCTGTTGCAGGCCGCGGCTGTTGCCCGGCCCGAAACCCCCGTTGCGCCACCGCTGATTGCGGCGCCGCCCGCCCCGGCGAAGCTGATGATGAAGGCTGTGTCCCCGGTGCGCGCTGCCCGTGCGCCGCAGGCTAATGGCCGTTTCGTCGTCCAGCTCGGCGCTTACAGTTCCGCCGCGCGGGTCGAGGCCGCCTGGAACCGCATCGCCGCGCGCGTTGCCATGGTGACCGACTATGCCCCGTCCAGCGGCACGTTCGCGCTTCAGCAAACGGGCACGGTCTATCGCCTCAGCCTGGCGGGGTTCGCCACGCGCGATGCCGCGACCGGCGTATGCGAACGGGTTCGCGCCAAGGGCGGTGAATGTTTCGTTCGCGCCGCGATCGATGATCGGCCGATGCAATGGGCTGGGCGCAAGGCCAAGGGCGAACAACTCGCCTCGCGCTGA
- a CDS encoding Pr6Pr family membrane protein produces the protein MDEDQAGRLGVLLAWAGFGFGLVALVLQFSLTVPQAMVNGRSLAGAIEYYFSFFTILSNAALVLVHLASASGAPSLARLRRPVVRAGMTGVMLFVCAFYHFVLASTWAPQGWFAVADVALHYAAPLFYAGWWLRFAPHGGVTMRRIPVIAAWPFAYALYALARGEVVRAYPYPVLDAAVLGYGRVAANIAGLLIVFAALCAGVILIDRLLARDRPA, from the coding sequence ATGGATGAGGACCAAGCAGGCCGCCTAGGTGTCCTGCTGGCGTGGGCGGGCTTCGGCTTCGGGCTTGTAGCACTGGTCCTCCAATTTTCGCTCACCGTGCCTCAGGCGATGGTCAATGGCCGCAGTCTGGCCGGCGCAATCGAATATTATTTCAGTTTCTTCACGATCCTGAGCAACGCGGCCCTCGTGCTCGTCCATCTTGCGAGTGCGAGTGGTGCGCCGTCACTGGCACGGCTCCGCCGCCCCGTGGTGCGGGCCGGCATGACGGGGGTGATGCTGTTCGTCTGCGCCTTCTACCATTTCGTGCTGGCGTCGACATGGGCGCCGCAGGGCTGGTTTGCGGTGGCGGATGTCGCGCTGCATTATGCGGCACCGCTTTTCTATGCCGGCTGGTGGCTGCGGTTTGCGCCACATGGCGGTGTAACGATGCGGCGCATCCCCGTGATTGCGGCATGGCCGTTCGCTTATGCGCTCTATGCGCTCGCGCGGGGGGAGGTCGTGCGCGCTTATCCCTATCCGGTGCTGGATGCGGCGGTGCTGGGCTATGGCCGGGTGGCGGCGAATATTGCCGGCCTGTTGATCGTCTTCGCGGCGCTGTGCGCGGGCGTGATCCTGATCGATCGGCTTCTGGCGCGGGACAGGCCCGCATAA
- the proC gene encoding pyrroline-5-carboxylate reductase — protein sequence MSELLEGPLWLVGAGNMGGAMLRGWLAAGLDPRQVTVIDPAAKDLPEGVLALAAPPPDGAAPAVLVLAVKPQLLDVVAPAIAGALERETLLVSILAGVEIGSLRERFPKPTAVVRVMPNTPVAIGKGVMALYGSGLDAAAQALAERLTAPLGLVEWIAREDQFDAVTALSGCGPAFLFRFIDAMADAGAALGLPADQAARLALATVEGAALLAAASDESPAILADRVASPGGSTREGMNVLDEGGAIRDLLARTLAASARRNAEMAAAARGN from the coding sequence GTGTCTGAACTTCTCGAAGGGCCGCTCTGGTTGGTCGGTGCCGGCAATATGGGCGGCGCGATGCTGCGCGGCTGGCTGGCAGCCGGGCTGGATCCACGGCAGGTGACGGTGATCGATCCGGCAGCGAAGGACCTGCCCGAAGGCGTGCTCGCGCTGGCCGCGCCCCCGCCCGACGGGGCCGCGCCGGCTGTACTGGTGCTCGCGGTGAAGCCGCAATTGCTCGATGTCGTGGCGCCGGCGATCGCGGGGGCGCTGGAGCGCGAGACGCTGCTGGTGTCGATCCTCGCCGGGGTCGAGATCGGATCGCTGCGCGAGCGTTTTCCAAAGCCCACAGCCGTCGTCCGCGTCATGCCCAACACGCCGGTTGCGATCGGCAAGGGCGTGATGGCGCTGTATGGCTCGGGTCTCGATGCGGCAGCGCAGGCCCTTGCCGAACGGCTGACCGCGCCACTGGGCCTCGTCGAATGGATCGCGCGCGAGGATCAGTTCGATGCGGTGACCGCGCTGTCGGGCTGCGGCCCGGCCTTCCTGTTCCGTTTCATCGATGCGATGGCCGATGCCGGCGCTGCGCTGGGCCTGCCGGCCGATCAGGCGGCGCGGCTGGCGCTGGCGACGGTGGAGGGCGCCGCGTTGCTCGCAGCGGCATCGGACGAAAGCCCGGCGATCCTGGCCGATCGCGTGGCCAGCCCCGGCGGCAGCACGCGCGAAGGGATGAACGTGCTGGACGAAGGCGGCGCGATCCGCGATCTTCTGGCCCGCACGCTCGCGGCGTCGGCGCGGCGCAACGCTGAAATGGCGGCTGCGGCACGGGGTAACTGA
- a CDS encoding ParA family protein, translating into MRVLALASQKGGSGKTTLSGHLAVQAQRAGAGPVVLIDIDPQGSLSDWWNERQDDMPAYAQTTVARLAADLEMLRQQGFRLAVIDTPPAITMAIQSVIQVAELIVIPTRPSPHDLRAVGATVDLCDRAGKPLLFVVNGATPKAKITYEAAVALSQHGTVAPVTLHHRTDFAASMIDGRTVMEVDAKSKSALEVEALWSYVSDRLEKNFRRTVFSAPGQIAGNVTARPAAGFGRRVVQQ; encoded by the coding sequence ATGCGGGTATTGGCGCTGGCATCACAGAAGGGGGGGTCCGGCAAGACCACGCTTTCGGGCCATCTGGCCGTTCAGGCGCAACGCGCGGGCGCCGGGCCTGTCGTGCTGATCGATATCGATCCGCAGGGTTCGCTTTCCGATTGGTGGAATGAACGGCAGGACGACATGCCGGCTTATGCGCAGACGACGGTCGCGCGGCTTGCCGCCGATCTCGAAATGCTGCGCCAGCAGGGTTTCCGCCTGGCCGTGATCGATACGCCGCCAGCGATCACCATGGCGATCCAGAGCGTGATCCAGGTTGCAGAACTGATCGTCATCCCGACCCGGCCCAGTCCGCACGATCTGCGCGCCGTGGGCGCTACGGTTGATCTGTGCGATCGCGCCGGCAAGCCTTTGCTGTTCGTCGTCAACGGCGCGACGCCCAAGGCCAAGATCACCTACGAGGCCGCCGTCGCGCTGTCGCAGCACGGCACCGTCGCCCCCGTCACCCTGCACCACCGCACCGATTTCGCCGCGTCGATGATCGACGGGCGCACGGTGATGGAGGTCGATGCCAAGAGCAAATCCGCGCTCGAGGTCGAAGCCTTGTGGAGCTATGTGTCCGACCGGCTGGAAAAGAATTTCCGCCGGACGGTTTTTTCGGCGCCCGGCCAGATCGCCGGCAACGTCACGGCGCGGCCCGCGGCTGGCTTCGGCCGCCGCGTGGTCCAGCAGTAA